From Ignavibacteria bacterium, one genomic window encodes:
- a CDS encoding DUF2007 domain-containing protein, translating into MGYSYGENDLVAVKSCSTAVDAHVFMGLLRDNGVEASLADEANVSWYPGATSAYGGVRVMVRGGDAERALEILASPLEQDADHGIDVEPRGFDVQCPECGSRMVYRRSSFNLFLFMQALFGFGVRQKSSNTMMCEVCNHRWEEE; encoded by the coding sequence ATGGGGTACAGCTACGGCGAAAACGATCTGGTTGCGGTAAAAAGCTGCAGTACGGCTGTTGATGCCCATGTTTTCATGGGACTCTTGCGAGATAATGGGGTAGAGGCGTCGTTAGCTGACGAGGCCAACGTATCGTGGTACCCTGGCGCAACTTCCGCTTATGGAGGTGTGCGTGTTATGGTGCGAGGAGGAGATGCTGAAAGAGCACTGGAGATACTTGCTTCACCGCTTGAACAAGATGCTGATCATGGAATAGATGTTGAACCTCGTGGATTCGATGTACAATGCCCTGAATGTGGATCACGGATGGTGTACCGACGAAGTTCGTTCAACCTCTTTCTTTTCATGCAGGCACTCTTTGGATTCGGAGTTCGACAGAAGTCGAGCAATACGATGATGTGCGAAGTATGCAATCATCGATGGGAAGAGGAATAA
- the gcvH gene encoding glycine cleavage system protein GcvH yields MNFPADLKYTTDHEWIRVEGDVGTIGVTDHAQGELGDVVYVDIPDSSATVAKGDTFGSIEAVKTVADLYAPVSGEIIEVNAVNAAPEAVNKEPYDGGWLVKIKLSDPSELDALLNVDAYKALIGA; encoded by the coding sequence ATGAACTTTCCTGCAGATCTCAAGTACACAACGGATCACGAATGGATCCGCGTTGAAGGCGATGTTGGAACGATCGGCGTAACGGATCACGCCCAAGGCGAACTTGGTGACGTGGTCTATGTTGACATCCCGGATTCATCTGCTACCGTAGCAAAGGGCGACACCTTCGGTTCGATCGAAGCTGTAAAGACCGTGGCAGACCTCTATGCTCCAGTGAGCGGTGAGATCATCGAAGTCAACGCCGTGAACGCCGCCCCAGAAGCCGTGAACAAAGAACCGTATGATGGCGGCTGGCTCGTCAAAATCAAACTCTCCGATCCATCGGAACTCGATGCGCTTCTGAATGTAGATGCGTATAAGGCGTTGATCGGCGCTTAG
- the accC gene encoding acetyl-CoA carboxylase biotin carboxylase subunit, whose product MIKKLLIANRGEIALRIIRAAKELGIKTVAVYSEADRASLHVRFADEAVCVGPAQGKLSYLNIPSLIAAADVTNADAIHPGYGFLAENATFAEICHDCNLTFVGPTPDAITRMGNKSIAKDTMRAAGVPVVPGSDGIVPTVEDARRVAQEVGYPVMIKAVAGGGGKGMRYVEDPAELDRAYANARGEAEASFGNGDIYIEKFIEEPRHIEIQVFADTHGNVIHLNERECSIQRRHQKLIEEAPSPIMTPELRKAMGDASVKGAASVDYVGAGTIEFLVDKHRNFYFMEMNTRIQVEHPVTEQSSMVDLIKEQLLVASGEKLTLKQRDPLMHSIECRINAEDPYHDFRPSPGKIESLNFPGGPGIRVDSHIYQGYTIPPYYDSMVAKLIAFAPTRMETITKMRRALDEFVIEGIHTTIPFHRKMMENPDFISGNFDTKYLDTHDWKA is encoded by the coding sequence ATGATCAAAAAGCTGCTGATCGCCAACCGCGGCGAGATCGCATTGCGCATCATTCGTGCTGCAAAAGAACTCGGGATCAAGACCGTTGCGGTCTATTCAGAGGCGGACCGTGCATCGTTGCATGTTCGTTTTGCAGATGAGGCCGTGTGTGTAGGCCCCGCACAAGGAAAGTTGTCGTACCTGAACATCCCATCGCTCATCGCCGCGGCAGATGTGACGAATGCCGATGCAATTCACCCGGGATATGGCTTCCTTGCAGAGAATGCTACGTTCGCTGAGATCTGTCACGACTGCAATCTCACCTTTGTAGGTCCAACACCAGATGCCATCACGCGCATGGGCAACAAGTCCATCGCCAAGGATACGATGCGTGCTGCCGGTGTTCCGGTGGTGCCGGGTTCCGATGGTATTGTCCCAACCGTAGAAGATGCGCGTAGGGTAGCCCAAGAGGTTGGGTATCCGGTGATGATCAAGGCTGTGGCAGGTGGTGGTGGTAAGGGAATGCGCTATGTGGAAGATCCTGCCGAGTTAGACCGTGCGTATGCCAATGCACGCGGTGAGGCAGAAGCATCATTCGGTAATGGCGACATCTACATTGAGAAGTTCATCGAAGAGCCACGTCACATCGAGATCCAGGTCTTTGCCGACACCCATGGCAATGTGATCCATCTCAACGAACGCGAGTGTTCCATTCAGAGACGTCACCAGAAATTGATCGAAGAAGCCCCTTCTCCGATCATGACCCCGGAACTCCGCAAGGCGATGGGTGATGCATCTGTGAAGGGGGCTGCGAGTGTGGATTATGTTGGCGCAGGAACCATTGAGTTTCTCGTTGACAAGCACCGCAACTTCTACTTCATGGAGATGAATACGCGGATCCAGGTAGAGCATCCGGTTACGGAACAATCATCGATGGTGGATCTGATCAAGGAGCAGTTGCTGGTGGCATCGGGTGAGAAGCTCACGCTGAAGCAACGCGATCCGCTTATGCATTCCATAGAATGTCGGATCAATGCTGAAGATCCCTATCACGACTTCCGTCCGTCTCCCGGAAAGATCGAGTCGCTCAACTTCCCGGGCGGTCCCGGCATCCGCGTAGACTCACACATCTATCAAGGCTACACTATTCCGCCGTATTACGATTCAATGGTGGCAAAGCTCATTGCCTTTGCACCAACACGTATGGAGACCATCACCAAGATGCGTCGCGCACTCGATGAGTTTGTGATCGAGGGCATTCATACCACCATTCCATTCCATCGCAAGATGATGGAGAACCCGGACTTCATCTCCGGCAATTTTGACACGAAATATCTCGACACACACGATTGGAAGGCCTAG
- a CDS encoding peroxiredoxin, whose amino-acid sequence MALSVGTPAPDFTLLDTTKTPVTLSSLKGQTVILAFFPAAFTGVCKAEMCSFQSAIQRLNSAKAAVLGVSADIPFSNGAFAEANGLTFPLLSDFNLDTIRAYDVLFENFAGIQGLTRSSRATFVIDAEGIIRHVHVTENPGVEPNYDEIYAAAEAL is encoded by the coding sequence ATGGCACTTTCCGTCGGCACACCAGCACCGGATTTCACGCTTCTCGACACCACAAAGACCCCTGTTACCCTCTCTTCTCTTAAGGGGCAAACAGTGATCCTCGCCTTCTTCCCGGCAGCCTTCACAGGCGTGTGCAAGGCAGAGATGTGCTCATTCCAGAGCGCCATCCAGCGGCTCAATTCCGCAAAGGCAGCGGTCCTGGGTGTTTCCGCTGATATTCCGTTCTCGAACGGAGCCTTCGCAGAAGCCAACGGTCTCACCTTCCCTCTCCTGTCGGACTTCAATCTCGACACCATCCGCGCCTATGACGTTCTCTTTGAGAACTTCGCCGGCATCCAGGGCCTTACGCGCTCCAGCCGCGCAACCTTCGTGATCGATGCCGAAGGCATCATCCGTCACGTCCACGTTACTGAGAACCCTGGTGTAGAGCCGAACTATGACGAGATCTACGCAGCAGCCGAGGCACTGTAG
- a CDS encoding acetyl-CoA carboxylase biotin carboxyl carrier protein yields MDLNYLRRLLKIFDESTATELSIEEEGVSLQMSKAVHQPEGMMAPTYYMNAQPQMAAPAPAVAAPAPAPVAAAAPAAPAVAEETAHKLLSPIVGTFYRAPSPDADSFVQVGQRVSVGDTLCIVEAMKLMNEIESDFTGTIVKILVENGQPVEYNQPMFIIKPD; encoded by the coding sequence ATGGATCTCAACTACCTGCGTCGACTCCTGAAGATCTTTGATGAGAGCACAGCCACCGAACTCAGCATTGAAGAAGAAGGCGTAAGCCTCCAGATGTCGAAGGCCGTTCATCAACCGGAAGGGATGATGGCGCCTACGTACTACATGAACGCACAGCCACAGATGGCAGCGCCGGCTCCTGCGGTTGCTGCTCCCGCTCCTGCTCCTGTTGCAGCCGCGGCTCCTGCTGCTCCTGCTGTTGCAGAAGAGACAGCGCACAAGCTCCTCTCGCCGATCGTTGGTACGTTCTACAGAGCCCCTTCTCCGGATGCTGATTCATTCGTACAGGTGGGTCAGCGTGTGAGCGTTGGAGACACGCTGTGTATCGTTGAAGCTATGAAGCTCATGAACGAGATCGAATCCGACTTCACAGGAACGATCGTCAAGATCCTTGTTGAGAATGGTCAGCCGGTTGAATACAACCAGCCGATGTTCATCATCAAGCCCGACTAA